One window of the Candidatus Jettenia sp. genome contains the following:
- a CDS encoding M48 family metallopeptidase: MEKYLIAIFILYLLVVISDHWLEYLNLSHLKKYGASIPPEFEGYIDQALLKKTQDYVIENTKFEVVSSTFHTIIFIFFLFGNLLDIYNSWIISLKLPFILSGLIFFLLLFYADALLKIPFDLYHTFKIENNYGFTTTTRRLWVTDLIKSLAISTTLMAIILSGGLLIIQVSPTLWWLWVWCLFLALSIIIMYIFPYVIEPLFNKFTPIEDEKLQEGIRSIMQRVGIKVKKVLKMDASKRTKHTNAYFTGIGKVKRIILYDTLLEKMDNDETLSVLAHEVGHWKKRHLIKHLIASESIALIALYISYKLMQSDFLIHLFHIKDATFFAKVVILGFLGSLVAFPFTPVFHFFSRRYEIEADRFSCELTGNSKSMISTLIKLSKDNLSNLHPHPLYAAFHYSHPPVLERIKRIKQGQVSNLPLQQH; this comes from the coding sequence ATGGAAAAATATCTTATCGCTATTTTTATCCTCTATCTTCTCGTGGTCATTTCAGACCACTGGCTCGAATATCTCAATCTCTCCCATCTCAAAAAGTATGGCGCCTCAATCCCTCCGGAATTCGAAGGGTATATAGACCAGGCATTACTGAAAAAGACACAAGACTATGTTATTGAGAATACAAAATTTGAGGTTGTTTCGTCTACTTTCCATACCATAATCTTCATATTTTTTCTCTTCGGAAATCTGCTGGATATCTACAATTCATGGATTATCTCTCTGAAATTACCCTTTATCTTATCAGGTTTGATCTTCTTTTTGCTTCTGTTTTATGCTGACGCACTCCTTAAAATTCCCTTCGATCTTTATCATACATTTAAAATAGAAAATAACTATGGGTTTACAACTACCACCCGAAGGTTGTGGGTAACCGATCTCATAAAGTCACTGGCAATATCCACGACTCTAATGGCTATCATACTATCGGGCGGCCTTCTAATTATTCAGGTAAGTCCCACCTTATGGTGGTTATGGGTATGGTGTCTCTTTCTGGCCCTCAGCATCATAATTATGTACATCTTCCCTTACGTAATAGAGCCGCTCTTTAATAAGTTTACCCCTATTGAAGACGAGAAACTTCAGGAGGGTATACGCTCTATCATGCAAAGGGTTGGTATAAAGGTAAAAAAGGTCTTAAAAATGGATGCATCAAAGAGAACAAAGCACACCAACGCCTACTTTACCGGTATTGGAAAGGTAAAAAGGATTATTCTCTACGATACACTCCTGGAGAAGATGGATAATGATGAAACTCTGTCAGTCCTTGCACATGAGGTGGGACACTGGAAAAAACGACATCTTATAAAACATCTTATTGCATCAGAATCTATAGCATTAATCGCTCTGTATATATCCTATAAGCTCATGCAAAGTGATTTCCTTATTCATCTCTTTCATATCAAAGATGCTACATTCTTTGCAAAGGTTGTTATTCTGGGTTTTTTAGGTTCCCTGGTAGCATTTCCCTTTACGCCGGTATTTCATTTCTTTTCAAGAAGGTATGAAATTGAAGCCGACCGGTTCTCCTGTGAGTTGACGGGAAACAGCAAGAGTATGATAAGTACCCTCATAAAACTTTCAAAGGATAACCTTTCAAATCTCCACCCTCATCCTCTGTATGCCGCTTTTCACTATTCACATCCACCAGTACTGGAAAGAATAAAACGTATTAAGCAGGGGCAGGTTTCAAACCTGCCCCTACAACAACATTGA
- a CDS encoding carboxypeptidase M32, translating to MQKKLDSLKTRLAEIDDLNHAAALLGWDQQTYMPPGGAEARAQQLATLSHISHEKFIDNTIGDILNELQEYAEGLPDDSDDASLIRVTKRDYDKARRVPSALISEIAQAGAQAFETWKEAKAGFNFTIFAPFLKRNLELRKRYAECLGYTDRIYDPLLDQFEPGMTTAQVETIFANIKQDLVPLVHAITSKSTVVDNSFLHQEFDEQKQWDICVKAARLIGYVFERGRLDRSPHPFTTSFSVDDVRITTRFLRDYFSAAFFATLHEAGHALYNQGISRTLEHTPLADGASLGVHESQSRMWENLVGRSRAFWKFFMPHVKDIFPEEFHNIHAENMYRAVNRVQPSFIRVEADEVTYNLHIMVRFELENDLLEDRISVNDLPNAWNVKMQEYLGITPPDDARGVLQDVHWSSGSFGYFPTYSVGNIFAAQLFDQVKKDLPDIETSFEKGAFQKLLNWLRPNLHAHGRKFTLDELARRITGEPLQTRSFITYLKNKFGEIYGL from the coding sequence ATGCAAAAGAAGCTCGATAGTTTAAAAACCCGATTGGCAGAAATAGACGATCTCAACCATGCTGCTGCCTTACTCGGCTGGGACCAACAAACGTATATGCCTCCAGGTGGTGCGGAGGCACGGGCTCAGCAGCTTGCAACCCTGAGCCATATCTCTCATGAAAAGTTCATTGATAACACTATTGGAGATATCCTCAACGAACTGCAAGAATATGCTGAAGGTCTACCTGATGACTCGGATGATGCAAGTCTCATCCGGGTAACAAAACGCGATTACGACAAGGCGCGCCGGGTACCATCGGCGCTGATATCGGAAATCGCACAGGCCGGTGCACAGGCCTTTGAGACCTGGAAAGAGGCAAAAGCCGGATTTAACTTTACCATCTTTGCACCGTTTCTTAAGCGAAATCTCGAATTGAGAAAACGCTATGCCGAATGTTTAGGTTACACCGACCGCATATACGATCCGCTCCTCGATCAATTCGAGCCTGGTATGACAACTGCTCAAGTAGAAACTATCTTTGCAAACATCAAACAAGATCTCGTACCACTGGTGCATGCCATAACATCAAAATCCACAGTAGTGGACAATTCCTTCCTGCACCAGGAATTCGATGAACAAAAACAATGGGATATCTGCGTTAAAGCTGCCCGATTGATTGGTTATGTATTTGAGCGTGGACGTCTGGACCGTTCACCACATCCATTCACAACAAGCTTTTCTGTCGATGACGTAAGAATTACAACTCGTTTTTTACGCGATTATTTTTCCGCTGCATTTTTTGCAACATTGCATGAGGCAGGCCATGCCCTTTACAATCAAGGCATATCCCGCACACTTGAGCATACCCCCTTAGCAGACGGGGCATCGCTCGGTGTTCATGAATCACAATCACGGATGTGGGAAAACCTTGTTGGCCGCAGCCGTGCGTTTTGGAAATTTTTCATGCCACACGTAAAAGATATCTTTCCTGAAGAGTTCCATAACATACATGCCGAAAATATGTACCGGGCAGTAAACCGCGTCCAGCCTTCGTTCATTCGTGTCGAGGCGGATGAAGTTACCTATAATTTACATATCATGGTCCGTTTCGAACTGGAAAATGACCTGCTCGAAGATCGCATATCAGTAAATGACTTACCGAATGCGTGGAATGTAAAGATGCAGGAGTATCTTGGTATAACGCCACCAGATGATGCACGTGGTGTGCTGCAGGATGTTCACTGGTCATCAGGCAGCTTTGGCTATTTTCCCACGTATTCGGTCGGCAATATCTTTGCAGCACAACTGTTTGATCAGGTCAAAAAAGATCTCCCCGACATCGAAACATCCTTTGAAAAGGGTGCATTTCAGAAATTACTCAATTGGTTACGCCCAAATTTACATGCTCATGGCAGAAAGTTTACCCTCGATGAACTTGCAAGGAGAATTACCGGTGAACCATTACAAACACGCTCCTTTATTACCTATTTGAAAAACAAATTCGGTGAGATTTATGGGTTATAA
- a CDS encoding iron ABC transporter permease — protein MLKAKRLSIRSSLVFMLILLFFGIFLIYPLAHLLKTTFGGTSEGMLTYFKLIVSSPLQVRCLFNSFFIAIVITLLTTVVALPMAHWFTRYDFPAKGWVQPFLLVPMIMPPFVGAIGIKQLFSRFGSLNLFLDKIGLVPLQHPIDWLGGSGFWGIIVLGTLHLYPIMFLNLQAAMAHIDVSLLEAAEGLGAKPFHILRTITLPLIMPGYFAGAIIVFIWAFTDLGTPLIFGFDRVIPMQIFNNLTEIHTNPMGYALVVFTLFLTVSLFLISKAFMGRKRYEMVSGSHGMGSQKQASGIQSCLILAIICGISLLALLPHISVILQSLSGRWFFTILPEEWTLDNYQSVFAHSLTVTSIKNSLFLSSMCALLDLVLGILIAYLIVRKQIPGGNVLDILAMLPLALPGLVIAFSYVACFHFPMQPSQQYPFWYHWLHQLMDPTVNPTLLLIMSYSIRRLPYIVRIAYAGFQQTSITLEEASFNLGATPWHTIRRITLPLMIANVLAGAIMTFSFAMLEVSDSLILAQKERYFPITKAIYTLIALINPNAPSMACALGVLGMVLLTAALFITSKILGKRIGSLFRI, from the coding sequence ATGCTTAAGGCTAAAAGATTATCAATCCGCAGTAGTTTGGTATTCATGCTCATTTTATTATTTTTTGGCATATTCCTCATTTACCCCCTTGCTCACTTGTTAAAAACAACTTTTGGCGGAACGAGTGAAGGAATGCTTACATATTTCAAGCTTATCGTATCCAGTCCACTACAGGTCAGATGTCTATTCAATAGCTTTTTCATCGCAATAGTGATTACCCTCTTGACGACGGTTGTTGCATTACCAATGGCCCATTGGTTTACCCGGTATGATTTCCCCGCGAAAGGGTGGGTACAGCCGTTCCTGCTTGTCCCTATGATCATGCCCCCCTTTGTTGGTGCAATTGGAATAAAACAGCTCTTTTCAAGATTCGGCTCCTTGAATTTATTCCTCGACAAAATCGGCCTGGTCCCGTTGCAACACCCCATTGACTGGCTTGGCGGAAGTGGATTTTGGGGAATCATTGTGTTAGGTACGCTGCACCTGTATCCGATCATGTTCCTGAACCTGCAGGCGGCAATGGCTCATATTGATGTATCATTGCTTGAAGCCGCTGAAGGTCTGGGAGCCAAGCCATTCCATATACTTCGAACAATAACATTACCACTCATCATGCCCGGATACTTTGCTGGTGCAATTATCGTTTTCATCTGGGCGTTTACCGATTTAGGAACCCCGTTGATTTTTGGTTTTGATCGTGTTATACCGATGCAGATTTTTAATAACCTTACAGAAATTCATACAAATCCTATGGGGTATGCCCTGGTAGTATTTACCCTATTTCTTACCGTAAGCTTATTTCTCATATCGAAAGCGTTTATGGGCCGCAAGCGTTATGAAATGGTCTCCGGCAGTCATGGAATGGGTTCTCAAAAACAGGCTTCAGGAATACAATCGTGCTTAATTCTTGCAATTATTTGTGGAATTAGTCTGTTAGCGTTATTACCTCATATCAGTGTAATTCTGCAATCACTGTCCGGCCGTTGGTTTTTTACGATACTGCCAGAGGAGTGGACACTGGACAACTATCAATCCGTATTTGCCCACTCACTCACAGTAACCAGTATAAAAAACAGCCTGTTTCTTTCCTCAATGTGCGCATTGCTTGACCTTGTACTTGGAATACTTATCGCATATCTGATCGTCCGCAAACAAATCCCCGGAGGAAATGTACTGGATATACTGGCAATGCTACCTCTCGCACTGCCCGGTCTGGTAATAGCATTTAGCTATGTCGCTTGTTTTCATTTTCCCATGCAGCCTTCTCAACAGTATCCTTTCTGGTATCATTGGCTTCATCAATTGATGGATCCTACCGTAAATCCAACGCTATTACTTATCATGAGTTACTCAATACGGCGGTTACCCTATATAGTCCGGATAGCGTATGCGGGTTTTCAGCAAACCAGTATTACCCTGGAAGAAGCCTCCTTTAATCTTGGGGCTACACCATGGCATACCATACGAAGAATAACGTTACCGCTCATGATAGCCAACGTACTAGCAGGCGCTATTATGACCTTTTCCTTTGCAATGCTGGAAGTAAGCGATAGTCTTATCCTGGCACAAAAGGAAAGGTATTTCCCCATCACGAAAGCCATATATACACTCATTGCACTTATCAATCCAAATGCACCATCAATGGCTTGTGCTCTGGGTGTTTTAGGGATGGTATTGCTGACTGCTGCCCTCTTTATCACCAGTAAAATACTCGGAAAACGAATCGGATCTCTGTTCAGAATTTAA
- a CDS encoding extracellular solute-binding protein: protein MIHHPFGLELSVLLFLYIFNLIHRTIRIMQLKFILPIFTLKRFFLFLLPVLCTFLWLTSCRKPPVKTLVIISPHWDGIKREFSRAFGDWHEKNYHERIEIDWRDVGGTSDSLKYVISRFGTEAKGIGIDIFFGGGIDPFLELTREGLAEVYHPPESVMTGIPAEVAGLPVYDPEYHWFGAALSSFGIVANDRVLRVVHLPEVKKWADLTNPFLQTWIGVGDPRNSGAVHLMYEIILQGYGWTKGWEILYQIAGNVRSFEKNSSIVAKEAAYGNIAYAMTIDFYGLTQVSSAGTQNMHFILPEDYTIVSPDGICMLKGAPNQTYAKRFIDFVLSENGQKLWMLPVGHPEGPAHFPIERLCVRPDLYDQACDIWTITMNPFKIQTTLKYDANIASRRWKLLNSLIGATMIDVHPELVAAWKNSKDNPERRAEFSKIFLTENEALEILDTFNDKDAVQFRNAKNIEWQQMAQAKFRRLAR from the coding sequence TTGATACATCATCCCTTCGGGCTTGAATTATCGGTTCTGTTATTTCTCTATATTTTTAATCTTATTCATCGTACAATACGTATCATGCAGCTTAAGTTTATATTACCTATATTTACCTTAAAGCGGTTCTTTTTATTCCTGCTGCCTGTTCTCTGTACTTTTTTATGGCTTACAAGTTGTCGTAAACCACCGGTTAAAACCCTTGTCATCATCTCTCCTCATTGGGATGGTATAAAACGAGAGTTCTCCAGGGCATTTGGCGATTGGCATGAGAAAAATTACCATGAAAGAATCGAAATTGACTGGCGCGATGTGGGCGGCACCAGCGATAGTCTGAAGTATGTTATCTCACGTTTTGGCACAGAAGCAAAAGGTATTGGCATAGATATTTTTTTTGGCGGCGGTATTGACCCCTTCCTTGAACTTACAAGAGAAGGTCTGGCTGAGGTCTATCATCCACCGGAATCGGTTATGACAGGCATTCCTGCCGAAGTTGCAGGGTTACCGGTTTACGATCCGGAATACCACTGGTTCGGCGCTGCCCTTTCCAGTTTTGGCATTGTGGCAAATGATCGTGTACTGAGAGTCGTACATCTGCCCGAGGTAAAGAAATGGGCAGACTTGACAAACCCTTTCCTGCAAACCTGGATTGGAGTCGGAGACCCGCGGAATAGTGGAGCAGTTCATTTGATGTATGAGATTATTTTACAGGGATATGGCTGGACGAAAGGATGGGAAATTCTGTATCAAATAGCTGGAAATGTACGGTCTTTTGAGAAAAATTCTTCCATTGTTGCTAAAGAAGCAGCGTATGGAAATATTGCCTATGCGATGACGATTGATTTCTATGGTTTAACTCAAGTCAGTTCAGCCGGAACACAGAATATGCATTTCATTCTCCCGGAAGATTACACGATTGTTAGTCCAGACGGGATTTGCATGTTAAAAGGAGCCCCCAATCAAACGTACGCTAAACGTTTTATAGATTTTGTACTTTCAGAAAACGGGCAAAAACTCTGGATGCTACCTGTCGGACATCCGGAAGGCCCGGCGCATTTTCCGATTGAACGGCTTTGCGTACGGCCTGATTTGTATGATCAGGCCTGCGATATTTGGACGATTACCATGAATCCGTTCAAAATTCAAACCACACTCAAATACGATGCAAATATTGCAAGCAGAAGGTGGAAACTCCTGAATAGTTTAATTGGCGCAACTATGATTGATGTACACCCTGAACTTGTTGCTGCATGGAAAAACTCGAAAGATAATCCCGAACGCCGTGCAGAATTTAGTAAAATTTTCTTAACTGAAAATGAAGCACTTGAAATACTCGACACATTTAACGACAAAGATGCTGTCCAATTTCGCAATGCAAAAAATATCGAGTGGCAACAAATGGCCCAGGCCAAATTCCGAAGATTGGCACGATGA
- a CDS encoding ABC transporter ATP-binding protein — MKVSLNNVTKIFGSTTAVDSVTIEIADGELFFLLGPSGCGKTTILRIIAGFYQPDTGELRFDGKIVNNLPPNQRNTGMVFQNYALWPHLTVAENVAYGLDIRRISTQEKKRRVREMLEAVQMDDYAGRMANQLSGGQQQRVALARALVIQPDIILLDEPLSNLDAKLRLELRDEIKRIHREFNVTMLYVTHDQKEALSLADRLAIMDKGKIIQVGSPVAIYRRPINSFVGAFIGDMNFIEGKIALKHRGITEIETPFGIIHSSIENVLKPGESVLCGIRPEGIQLSEPDSQYRVKIESVTYLGEMEQYRLILHDKLIWKAVEINPKQIREEGQMCGMNISPEDVVLFKN; from the coding sequence ATGAAAGTATCACTCAACAACGTAACGAAAATATTCGGCTCAACTACCGCTGTTGATAGCGTAACGATAGAAATTGCAGACGGTGAGCTCTTCTTTCTGCTCGGACCTTCCGGTTGCGGTAAGACTACCATTCTGCGCATTATTGCCGGATTTTATCAACCCGATACCGGCGAGCTGAGATTCGACGGGAAAATAGTCAATAACCTCCCTCCCAATCAGCGAAATACCGGCATGGTATTTCAAAACTATGCACTGTGGCCTCACCTCACGGTAGCAGAAAATGTTGCGTACGGGCTTGACATACGCCGGATATCAACTCAGGAAAAGAAACGGCGTGTACGGGAAATGCTGGAAGCTGTCCAAATGGATGATTATGCAGGGCGAATGGCAAATCAGCTATCAGGCGGCCAACAACAACGGGTAGCCCTTGCACGCGCTTTAGTTATTCAACCCGATATTATCCTCCTCGATGAACCTCTATCGAACCTCGATGCCAAACTCCGGCTGGAACTCCGGGATGAGATCAAACGTATACATCGCGAATTTAACGTTACGATGCTTTATGTAACTCATGATCAAAAGGAGGCTCTTTCTCTCGCCGACCGCCTTGCGATTATGGACAAAGGGAAAATCATACAGGTCGGTAGTCCTGTAGCTATCTACCGCAGGCCAATAAATTCATTTGTTGGCGCCTTTATCGGAGACATGAATTTTATCGAGGGCAAAATTGCATTGAAACACAGAGGGATTACTGAGATTGAAACTCCTTTTGGCATCATCCATAGTTCAATAGAAAACGTATTAAAACCGGGTGAATCAGTCCTCTGCGGTATCCGGCCTGAGGGCATACAACTATCCGAACCCGACAGCCAATACCGGGTGAAAATCGAATCAGTTACCTACCTCGGTGAAATGGAACAATACCGTCTTATTCTGCATGATAAACTTATCTGGAAAGCAGTTGAAATAAATCCAAAACAGATACGAGAAGAAGGGCAGATGTGTGGAATGAATATATCGCCTGAAGATGTGGTATTATTCAAAAATTAA
- a CDS encoding Slp family lipoprotein has protein sequence MYPVMYRFSLSPKSILIVALLFIASCAPVISQQVREQARPDITFKELQNTPEHYKGQVIILSGFIIETKNTKEGTLLEILQAPAGFRGEPKDADRSEGRFLALSDHYLDTSIYKKDRKVTVAGEVQGKRVQPLEKTEYVYPLLHVKEIHLWPVEEVRPYPYPYSYYPFDRYYWRRDLWYYRIPKHRKDCKDHKGGRGHKQRKR, from the coding sequence ATGTATCCTGTTATGTATAGATTTTCTTTGTCTCCTAAGTCAATACTGATCGTAGCGTTGTTATTCATAGCTAGCTGTGCGCCGGTTATATCTCAGCAGGTAAGGGAACAAGCAAGACCCGATATCACCTTCAAAGAATTGCAGAACACCCCTGAACACTATAAGGGCCAAGTGATTATCTTAAGTGGCTTTATTATAGAAACAAAAAACACAAAAGAAGGAACCTTACTAGAAATATTACAGGCTCCGGCGGGCTTCCGAGGAGAACCGAAAGATGCTGATAGATCCGAGGGAAGATTTCTGGCACTCAGCGATCATTATCTGGATACAAGTATCTATAAGAAAGACCGAAAGGTTACCGTTGCAGGAGAGGTTCAGGGAAAGAGGGTTCAGCCTTTAGAAAAAACGGAATACGTCTATCCACTACTCCATGTTAAGGAAATACATCTATGGCCGGTTGAAGAGGTACGCCCATATCCATATCCGTACAGTTACTATCCTTTTGATAGATATTACTGGCGAAGAGATCTTTGGTATTACCGAATACCAAAGCATCGCAAAGATTGTAAAGACCATAAAGGCGGTAGAGGTCATAAACAGCGTAAACGTTGA
- a CDS encoding glycoside hydrolase produces MLRKRKLILIMGVVVCIVGLLEGIPVEAQPTPQNTLARLEMLSERGKFLKQRLGKNVNRLSSGYQMIIGFEGQWSSIKSILERAVEQGGFSEEGDEVKEIEKALTPPAPFTGNNPFAKSDSLSLFGGFTQYNPSIGWWGNNAVCGFSDSGSYAATILPNFDESLPPSPSPSGSFSRLGWSRSSNAGAAFTDKGILLADPLPKNMAFYDLFGDPVVRAASSSTFYYACIADRYFKVDSSLAILNGITVFKSTSAGFTWGFPVSATGEAGEGEGSVFDYPSMAVKPGSPARIYVAYTRYDFSDASNIVIRIELVKSTNGGASWSQPVKIAEEPVTEEDTGWVTNSQVAVGPNGEIYVAWEEFDRFGDQSLNPRSIKLRKSINGGNTFGAEVEVSSVIHAGSSPFSILQGNIEVPFNLHGLAVDTSGTATNGNVYVIWHDGRNLSRHEPLSLDFRYRYADILFSKSTDGGSTWSAPVRVNNDPITKKADQFIPAIAVDKTGKIGVLFYDRKYNLRNFLIDVTVATSGNAGATWTNRKVTERSFASGFKDEFVSSVDFSIGEYITIAQDASKTNNGFIGAWGDNSLGDSNIGVAKLK; encoded by the coding sequence ATGTTAAGAAAGAGAAAGCTGATACTCATAATGGGCGTGGTGGTATGCATTGTGGGACTTTTGGAGGGTATACCTGTGGAAGCACAACCTACTCCCCAAAATACTCTCGCACGGCTTGAGATGTTGTCTGAACGTGGAAAATTTTTGAAGCAGCGTTTGGGGAAAAATGTCAATCGTCTTTCGAGTGGATATCAAATGATTATCGGTTTTGAAGGACAGTGGAGCAGTATCAAATCTATCCTGGAGAGAGCTGTGGAGCAAGGTGGATTTTCGGAGGAAGGGGATGAAGTGAAAGAAATTGAGAAAGCCCTGACTCCTCCAGCCCCTTTTACCGGAAACAATCCGTTTGCGAAATCTGATTCCTTATCACTTTTTGGAGGATTTACACAATATAACCCTAGTATAGGGTGGTGGGGAAATAATGCTGTATGCGGTTTTAGCGACTCGGGATCCTATGCGGCTACAATCCTTCCAAATTTCGATGAGTCCCTCCCTCCAAGCCCAAGCCCAAGTGGTAGTTTTAGTCGTCTTGGCTGGTCGAGATCCAGCAATGCAGGAGCGGCCTTTACGGATAAGGGGATACTTCTGGCTGATCCGCTTCCGAAGAATATGGCGTTCTATGACCTCTTTGGAGACCCCGTTGTAAGGGCTGCGAGCAGTTCTACATTTTATTATGCATGCATCGCTGATAGATACTTCAAAGTAGACAGTAGTCTTGCAATCCTCAACGGTATTACTGTCTTTAAATCTACGAGTGCAGGATTCACGTGGGGATTTCCTGTTTCAGCAACCGGAGAAGCCGGGGAAGGCGAAGGATCTGTTTTCGATTACCCATCGATGGCCGTTAAACCAGGATCGCCCGCTCGTATTTATGTTGCCTATACCAGATATGACTTTAGTGATGCATCAAACATAGTAATAAGAATAGAATTGGTAAAATCAACCAATGGGGGAGCCTCCTGGTCACAACCGGTAAAAATTGCGGAGGAACCAGTGACAGAAGAGGATACCGGATGGGTAACTAACTCACAAGTAGCTGTAGGGCCGAACGGGGAAATTTATGTGGCATGGGAAGAATTTGACAGGTTTGGAGATCAAAGTCTTAATCCCCGCAGTATTAAACTCCGTAAGTCCATTAATGGAGGAAATACCTTTGGGGCCGAAGTTGAAGTATCTTCTGTTATCCATGCGGGAAGTTCTCCCTTCTCAATACTTCAGGGAAATATCGAGGTTCCTTTTAATCTCCATGGTCTGGCAGTCGATACCTCGGGCACAGCTACCAATGGTAATGTATACGTTATCTGGCATGATGGCCGAAATCTTTCGCGACACGAGCCACTGAGTCTCGACTTTCGGTATCGTTATGCGGATATTCTTTTTAGCAAATCCACAGACGGTGGCAGCACATGGTCAGCCCCTGTCAGGGTAAATAATGACCCCATTACAAAGAAGGCCGATCAATTTATACCAGCCATTGCTGTAGACAAAACAGGCAAAATAGGTGTTCTCTTTTACGATCGTAAATATAATTTACGCAATTTTTTAATAGATGTTACCGTAGCTACTTCCGGAAATGCCGGGGCAACATGGACGAACAGGAAGGTAACAGAGAGGAGCTTTGCTTCAGGTTTCAAAGACGAATTTGTCTCAAGTGTTGATTTTAGTATAGGTGAGTATATCACTATTGCCCAGGATGCTTCAAAGACGAATAATGGGTTTATTGGGGCATGGGGTGATAACTCCCTTGGTGATAGCAATATAGGTGTTGCTAAATTGAAATAA